A single window of Aspergillus oryzae RIB40 DNA, chromosome 8 DNA harbors:
- a CDS encoding uncharacterized protein (predicted protein), with protein MSMTRHCTPGMALYFVLVAICLFQVQAAVAEPRTDKPAFLSLSSTKLHEEYKDLATGKSLASNPYEFNDEIYYDGEFKSQEVFEKEYPFDVRKDGVNDRDNEYNGGHPYYSASTLPGIGSGSNKNLPYIACQSQVHVLGNNLVNYEQAKGLTSETQANVIPSSTKKSLSFSPPTVMNTEKIIPPYKGIYSVHYKASNGKWAHSDIEYRQLSLEYHDDSKTGSGNGPHNVHYFHLSSWQNRQAVDPEKLQFLINEVDKKFTGQTIIVNCEFGGGRTGVFIEAREMYRATVKAKSTKWFFSSSDDPIQEYTKELRKKRSKMIDSFPQPGSSPAKTMKICAALLPIIGIENVDGTVGWRSQTLCNEPRSVE; from the exons atgtccatgaCACGCCATTGCACGCCCGGCATGGCCCTTTactttgttcttgttgctaTATGCCTTTTTCAAGTTCAGGCAGCCGTGGCTGAGCCCCGGACTGATAAGCCAGCGTTTCTGAGCTTGAGTTCCACAA AATTACACGAGGAGTATAAGGACTTAGCCACGGGCAAATCGCTTGCGAGTAACCCGTACGAATTCAATGACGAAATATATTATGACGGCGAGTTCAAATCCCAAGAGGTGTTTGAGAAAGAATACCCTTTTGATGTTCGAAAGGACGGTGTAAATGATAGAGACAATGAATACAATGGTGGGCATCCCTACTACAGCGCCTCTACGCTCCCTGGTATAGGAAGCGGCAGCAATAAAAATTTGCCTTATATTGCTTGCCAG TCACAAGTTCATGTACTGGGAAATA ATTTGGTGAATTACGAACAAGCCAAGGGTCTTACCAGCGAGACACAAGCGAATGTTATACCGTCTTCCAcgaagaagagcttgagcttTTCGCCGCCGACCGTCATGAACACAGAGAAGATAATTCCGCCGTATAAGGGAATATATTCCGTGCATTACAAAGCTAGCAATGGCAAATGGGCACATAGCGATATTGAGTATCGCCAGCTCAGTCTTGAATACCATGACGACTCAAAGACGGGCTCTGGAAATGGCCCACACAACGTTCATTACTTTCACCTCAGCTCTTGGCAGAACCGTCAAGCCGTGGATCCGGAGAAGCTACAATTCCTCATCAACGAGGTAGACAAGAAATTTACAGGCCAAACCATCATCGTGAACTGTGAATTTGGAGGGGGCCGTACAGGTGTTTTTATTGAAGCACGAGAGATGTATCGGGCGACGGTGAAAGCGAAGAGTACTAAatggttcttctcgtcgagCGATGATCCAATTCAGGAATATACGAAGGAGCTGCGCAAAAAGCGATCTAAAATGATCGACTCTTTTCCACA GCCAGGGTCGTCACCCGCCAAAACCATGAAGATATGCGCGGCTTTGTTGCCTATAATCGGTATCGAAAATGTCGATGGAACTGTGGGGTGGCGTTCTCAAACCCTGTGCAATGAACCTCGATCGGTTGAATAG
- a CDS encoding uncharacterized protein (predicted protein) — translation MISDMLVGLLDGITGISKTIEDVFSGLANLIFENKNQVQSRTVWSLFHVFLYDKTTDDVRTYFRIINYSVTAEMVEYVSNKTTHQEIKMGFNFNMTDLSLNENQWDRVKDDVQKFIDDISANQVENPIDGEISV, via the exons ATGATCTCGGACATGCTTgtcggccttcttgacggCATTACTGGCATATCGAAGACCATCGAAGATGTTTTTAGCGGTCTTGCCAATCTCATCTtcgagaacaagaaccaggTGCAGTCTCGTACTGTCTGGTCGCTGTTCCACGTGTTTCTCTATGATAAAACCACAGACGACGTTAGGACAT ACTTCCGGATTATCAACTACTCGGTCACTGCCGAGATGGTTGAGTATGTTTCCAACAAGACGACCCATCAAGAGATTAAAATGGGATTCAACTTCAACATGACCGATCTTAGTCTGAATGAAAACCAGTGGGACAGAGTCAAGGACGATGTTCAAAAGTTCATTGATGATATTTCTGCGAACCAGGTCGAAAACCCGATTGACGGTGAAATCAGTGTTTAA
- a CDS encoding uncharacterized protein (predicted protein) — protein MSAYNHLPTVDLSLVSNNQHVNILKDTGVNVTNDYGTPNLLFFYFIPFLPDDRKPDLEALQDEIQSWNAWELGQTEVQVRHRIADGSLPSDDATASRVKRTNYRAKVVDHLREVSETTWLVKNADSHSGPFSADVKVAEVNGKIRDVLKDFYGQESLPAQFSVILNIITDLIASQPDADNRYLFTYVYYYYDVDQKVFKPDIRQLQFSVTQTAAEGEKDTVKLDISNLNHVYSLLREKWRSVRHEAEEIIEAGLSLLCIVLIPISIPRPPW, from the exons ATGTCTGCATACAATCATCTGCCTACCGTTGATCTTTCCCTTGTGTCAAACAACCAACATGTAAACATCCTCAAAGACACGGGTGTAAACGTCACAAATGACTACGGAACGCCAaacctccttttcttttactttattcctttccttccagaCGACAGAAAGCCCGACCTTGAAGCTTTACAAGACGAGATCCAGTCTTGGAATGCATGGGAGCTGGGTCAGACGGAAGTTCAAGTCCGCCACAGGATTGCGGACGGATCACTTCCCAGTGACGATGCTACCGCTTCTCGTGTGAAACGAACCAACTATCGAGCCAAGGTGGTTGATCATCTTAGGGAGGTCAGTGAAACAACGTG GCTCGTTAAAAATGCCGACAGCCACAGTGGGCCGTTCTCAGCGGACGTAAAAGTGGCCGAAGTCAATGGAAAGATTCGGGATGTGCTTAAAGACTTCTATGGCCAGGAGTCGCTGCCTGCCCAGTTTTCAGTCATCCTGAACATTATAACCGACCTAATCGCGTCTCAGCCTGACGCTGACAATAGATATCTGTTCACATACGTCTATTACTATTATGATGTTGATCAGAAAGTTTTCAAACCAG ATATCCGGCAGTTACAGTTCAGTGTAACGCAGACAGCCGctgagggagagaaagacactgTCAAGCTGGACATATCCAATCTGAACCATGTGTATTCATTGCTAAGGGAGAAATGGAGGAGTGTTCGCCACGAGGCTGAGGAGATTATCGAGGCAG GActgtctcttctttgcaTCGTACTTATCCCAATATCAATACCAAGACCACCATGGTAG
- a CDS encoding uncharacterized protein (predicted protein) translates to MFRRLTGREKVDGSILSKLKELTQFSQADLKIIIQGLHKTDPAQYIIDKGYGHTFEEARNEYDTRQLMWKHGVDRQDAKGALEKSNGDINKADQACKELADAAMKNLQIPFVIPTRHTRSAPSVTKNTRVVAVLGADEGLNDPNAASPSLGDGWMVSNFYLWLIVLDGVGKSQQWIIGMDPAYLLDKYGREDEMTMEDIEGNGTVLKPVQTKCAAGFIHGDPFEERKVVLDDYLLPRIRDRVTIGPKGSALRDFFLNQLEETVKDAAQCGDKSSANDISYGDYDTDGGLLVGVSPFDNEEDIKDAVIRPQYIVSILAQHPGVKLTILYDLMLLWPLGRDC, encoded by the coding sequence ATGTTCCGCAGACTgactgggagagagaaagttgACGGGAGTATCCTAAGCAAATTAAAGGAATTAACCCAATTTTCTCAAGCAGATTTGAAAATTATTATTCAAGGCCTTCATAAAACCGATCCTGCTCAATATATCATTGACAAGGGATACGGCCATACCTTTGAAGAGGCCAGGAACGAGTATGATACGAGACAACTGATGTGGAAGCATGGAGTGGACCGTCAGGACGCTAAGGGCGCACTAGAAAAGTCCAATGGTGATATCAACAAGGCGGACCAGGCTTGCAAAGAGCTTGCGGATGCAGCAATGAAAAATCTCCAGATTCCTTTTGTTATTCCTACAAGGCACACACGTAGTGCTCCGAGCGTGACCAAAAATACTCGGGTAGTCGCTGTGCTCGGAGCGGATGAAGGGCTCAATGATCCGAATGCCGCAAGCCCATCACTGGGGGATGGGTGGATGGTGTCCAATTTTTATCTCTGGCTCATCGTTCTAGATGGAGTGGGAAAGAGCCAGCAATGGATCATTGGCATGGACCCTGCGTATCTACTGGATAAATATGGGCGGGAGGACGAAATGACAATGGAGGACATAGAGGGTAATGGAACAGTCCTGAAACCGGTCCAAACAAAATGTGCCGCAGGGTTCATTCATGGAGATCCCTTCGAGGAACGCAAAGTTGTTCTCGATGACTACCTGCTTCCAAGAATCCGTGATCGAGTCACCATTGGGCCGAAAGGGTCCGCGCTTCGTGACTTCTTTCTGAATCAGTTGGAAGAAACAGTCAAAGATGCTGCTCAATGTGGGGACAAGAGTTCTGCTAATGATATTTCATATGGGGACTACGACACGGACGGTGGGCTCCTCGTTGGTGTTTCTCCGTTTGATaacgaggaggatatcaaagatgCGGTCATTCGCCCTCAATACATCGTCTCCATTCTTGCTCAGCACCCTGGTGTAAAACTGACCATTTTATATGACCTCATGCTACTCTGGCCACTGGGTCGAGACTGTTGA